In Phyllobacterium zundukense, one DNA window encodes the following:
- a CDS encoding AMP-binding protein, whose protein sequence is MRSCVSCICPQRNYQAFYSKPERHTMTANLAQSVAEHAARNPHHIAISTVSRDWTYLEVATAASAIAQTVLASKRSGRVGILASRSAAACLGILGVAWSGTTYVPLSLKLPEERLLQLLQTLDLDALVVDQRGAALLSRQVLNFAPSLIILSDDAACIAGTSKHSIVRVSLIGHTGPVEPLPVSDTAIAYIEFTSGTTGTPKGVMVPIAAVNNYLDVMQEWFALTPDDRAAETCDITFDLSVHNMFLTWRAGASLHIMTPMQMLAPARFIRDRKITSWLSVPSIIALMRKAKALEPGALPSLRLSFFCGEPLPLRAAQSWAEAAPNSIVENIYGPTEATIACLRQPIKSPVIVTPNRDVVAIGKPYPGMQAAIVDHNGQVLPAGTPGEIALSGIQLACGYFQQPELTESRFPTIDGRRWYLTGDMGVEDEYGVFHHLGRLDNQIKILGNRVELEEVEMHLRAVSGSDDVAAIAWPISHGSADGLVTFVVGAQSTAENIRAMMKTKVAAYMVPNEVYITDALPLNGNGKVDRNALSRMLARDS, encoded by the coding sequence TTGCGCTCTTGTGTCTCCTGCATTTGCCCGCAAAGAAATTATCAAGCGTTTTATAGCAAGCCAGAGAGACACACGATGACCGCTAATCTTGCTCAATCAGTAGCTGAGCACGCTGCAAGAAACCCGCACCATATCGCAATATCCACGGTAAGCCGCGATTGGACATATTTGGAAGTGGCAACAGCAGCGAGTGCTATTGCGCAGACAGTTCTGGCCTCGAAAAGAAGTGGCCGCGTTGGTATCCTTGCGTCGAGAAGCGCTGCTGCCTGCCTTGGTATTTTGGGTGTGGCCTGGTCCGGAACAACGTATGTTCCCCTAAGCCTAAAACTTCCCGAAGAACGTCTGCTTCAGCTATTGCAGACACTTGATCTGGACGCTCTTGTGGTCGATCAGCGTGGCGCCGCGTTGCTGTCCAGGCAGGTCCTGAACTTTGCACCGAGCCTGATTATCCTTTCAGATGATGCTGCCTGCATCGCAGGGACAAGCAAACATTCCATCGTGCGGGTGTCGCTCATTGGCCACACAGGCCCCGTCGAACCGTTACCGGTCTCAGATACCGCTATCGCCTATATTGAGTTTACTTCCGGAACAACGGGAACGCCAAAGGGTGTCATGGTCCCGATTGCAGCTGTAAACAACTACCTCGATGTCATGCAGGAATGGTTCGCTCTCACGCCGGATGATCGCGCCGCCGAAACCTGCGACATTACCTTTGATCTTTCCGTTCACAATATGTTTCTTACCTGGCGGGCAGGGGCTTCGCTCCACATTATGACGCCTATGCAGATGTTGGCCCCGGCACGCTTCATCCGTGACCGGAAGATAACCAGCTGGCTATCTGTGCCCTCGATTATCGCTCTGATGCGCAAGGCAAAGGCATTGGAACCTGGCGCGCTGCCAAGTCTGCGGCTCTCTTTCTTTTGCGGCGAGCCGCTGCCGCTTCGCGCTGCGCAGTCCTGGGCAGAAGCCGCACCGAACAGCATTGTTGAAAACATTTACGGACCAACGGAGGCAACAATCGCATGCCTCAGGCAGCCGATAAAAAGCCCCGTCATTGTGACCCCAAACCGCGATGTCGTGGCTATTGGAAAACCCTATCCCGGTATGCAGGCCGCTATTGTCGATCACAATGGCCAAGTGCTGCCGGCCGGAACACCGGGGGAAATTGCGCTGTCGGGTATACAGCTTGCATGTGGATATTTCCAGCAACCCGAATTGACAGAAAGTCGCTTCCCGACAATTGACGGCCGGCGCTGGTATCTCACAGGAGATATGGGTGTGGAGGATGAATATGGAGTTTTCCATCATCTGGGCCGGCTCGATAATCAAATCAAAATTCTGGGCAACCGGGTAGAGCTCGAAGAGGTTGAGATGCATTTACGCGCGGTCAGCGGTTCTGACGATGTTGCCGCTATTGCCTGGCCCATATCGCATGGCTCGGCTGATGGCCTGGTTACTTTTGTTGTCGGTGCTCAGTCAACCGCCGAAAATATTCGTGCAATGATGAAGACCAAGGTCGCCGCCTATATGGTGCCGAATGAGGTCTACATCACCGATGCACTGCCTCTCAATGGGAATGGCAAGGTCGACCGCAACGCGCTCAGCCGGATGCTTGCTCGGGATTCCTGA
- a CDS encoding alpha-hydroxy acid oxidase encodes MTDTISTVPLPIIVARERAASWRQSRQLKKVLCLDDFEPLARRHLPRPLFGYIAGASETNSSLSDNRRAFSEYGFRPHILTDVSTRNQSANLFGTEYASPFGIAPMGISALMAYRGDIVLASAARAANIPMIMSGSSLIPLEDVSAVAPNSWFQAYLPGEPERIDALLDRVEAAGFRTLVLTVDVATLPSRENNVRAGFSTPLRPSARLLWEGLSHPSWSLGTFVRTLVRHGVPHFENSYATRGAPILSRSLTRDFGKRDHLNWRHLDQIRRRWNGRLIVKGIMRVDDAKQATAAGVDGIIISNHGGRQLDYTVSPLRVLSGVAEAVGHSTTVMMDGGIRRGTDVLKAWALGAKFVFVGRPFLYAAGVGGKVGVAKAIDLLSREIHQDMALLGANTLDDITPDLLTRI; translated from the coding sequence ATGACCGACACCATCTCTACTGTTCCACTGCCGATTATAGTTGCGAGAGAGCGAGCTGCCTCCTGGCGTCAAAGCCGTCAGCTTAAAAAAGTGTTGTGCCTCGATGATTTCGAACCCTTGGCCAGGAGGCATTTGCCTCGCCCGCTTTTTGGCTACATTGCGGGCGCTAGCGAGACAAATTCGTCTCTTTCCGACAACCGGCGTGCTTTCTCCGAATATGGCTTTCGCCCGCATATTCTTACGGATGTCTCCACGCGAAACCAATCTGCCAATCTCTTTGGAACTGAATATGCGAGCCCGTTTGGCATTGCACCGATGGGTATCAGCGCGCTTATGGCATATCGGGGCGATATCGTGCTTGCCTCGGCCGCACGCGCAGCCAATATACCGATGATCATGAGCGGATCTTCGTTGATTCCACTTGAAGATGTATCAGCAGTTGCACCAAACAGTTGGTTCCAGGCCTATCTCCCCGGCGAACCAGAGCGCATCGACGCTTTGCTGGACAGGGTGGAGGCTGCGGGCTTCAGGACGTTGGTCCTGACAGTGGACGTGGCAACATTGCCTAGCAGGGAAAACAATGTTCGTGCAGGTTTTTCGACGCCGCTCCGCCCGAGCGCGCGGCTCTTGTGGGAGGGCTTGTCTCATCCTTCTTGGTCACTGGGAACATTTGTCAGAACGCTGGTAAGGCACGGCGTTCCGCATTTCGAGAATTCCTATGCCACACGTGGTGCACCAATTTTATCTCGCTCCCTTACGCGTGATTTTGGCAAACGCGATCACTTGAACTGGCGTCATCTCGACCAGATTCGGCGCCGCTGGAACGGTCGTCTTATAGTCAAAGGTATCATGCGAGTTGACGACGCCAAGCAAGCGACCGCAGCCGGTGTCGACGGAATTATCATTTCCAATCACGGCGGACGGCAGCTCGACTATACGGTCTCGCCATTGCGAGTGCTATCCGGCGTAGCGGAAGCGGTCGGTCATTCTACAACGGTCATGATGGATGGAGGAATCCGTCGAGGTACCGACGTTCTGAAGGCATGGGCTTTGGGCGCAAAATTTGTCTTTGTCGGACGTCCTTTCCTTTACGCAGCCGGGGTCGGTGGCAAGGTTGGCGTCGCCAAAGCGATTGACCTTTTGTCCAGGGAAATCCATCAGGATATGGCGCTTCTGGGTGCCAATACTTTGGACGATATTACGCCAGATCTGCTTACTCGTATTTGA
- a CDS encoding metallophosphoesterase: MKIQNMIGPVIRLCGTKLTARKSRQRTSIDISERAVYIIGDVHGCLKELLALERTISDDAASLPAKKLIIMLGDYVDRGPASAQVIDHLIDVCPEGFERLCLTGNHDMAMLEYLDGRLALSTWLQMGGDATLLSYGIDVEHLKQIYKSQAKLDEIIRRAVPVRHAEFLRTLPILITAGKFLFVHAGIRPSIPIQEQKDEDLVFIRSEFFNNSHLLKHWVIHGHTPIDKPVRDGKRFNLDTGAFYTGKLSALRLWNHRGRIFTT, translated from the coding sequence ATGAAAATTCAGAATATGATCGGCCCCGTGATCCGCTTGTGCGGAACGAAACTGACCGCTCGAAAATCAAGACAACGCACGTCGATAGACATCTCTGAAAGGGCCGTCTACATCATTGGAGATGTCCACGGTTGCCTGAAAGAGCTGCTGGCATTGGAACGCACAATTAGTGACGATGCCGCGTCCCTGCCAGCCAAAAAGCTCATCATCATGCTTGGAGATTATGTTGATCGGGGTCCCGCGTCAGCACAGGTGATTGACCACCTGATCGATGTCTGTCCCGAGGGGTTTGAACGCCTTTGCCTCACCGGCAATCATGATATGGCGATGCTCGAATATCTAGACGGCAGACTTGCACTTTCGACGTGGCTTCAAATGGGAGGCGACGCAACGTTACTTTCGTACGGCATCGACGTCGAGCATCTAAAACAGATCTATAAATCCCAGGCAAAGCTGGATGAGATCATTCGGCGTGCGGTTCCCGTGCGACACGCAGAATTTCTGCGAACTTTGCCGATTTTAATTACTGCCGGCAAATTTCTTTTTGTGCATGCGGGAATAAGGCCGTCCATCCCCATCCAGGAACAAAAAGACGAAGACCTCGTCTTTATCCGAAGTGAGTTTTTCAACAACAGCCACTTGTTAAAGCACTGGGTCATTCACGGCCACACGCCCATCGACAAGCCGGTTCGAGATGGCAAACGGTTTAATCTGGATACTGGTGCATTTTACACCGGAAAACTCAGCGCCCTAAGATTGTGGAACCACCGGGGCCGCATTTTCACTACCTGA
- a CDS encoding polysaccharide biosynthesis tyrosine autokinase: MHQANIPFSSRIGVSSDTEHDADDFIDIERLITIARRQAKVLAVGAGIGLLLGIIYIIVATPNYTASTSILLDDSLGKFADDVSPAPSNMQSDTTILSQIAILKSAELATKVVIREKLDENEVFMNPPRSLASRVKSVLRTIIGLFGGGRVSDVDLTNRDARIGYAASLLENGLYVERQGRSFVIDLTYTSNDDILAGKIAKAYADAYLSDQLDANFDATERATIWLQARLKDLQESSQAAALEVERFRAANGLTAAKGALVSEQQLSDINSQLILAQADTARALALYNQFKTIVSAGPDEAVKNASVVTDQNGTSVIETLRTRYLSVSKREQEIVARFGQDHPQAVSLRSEKQDLGKQIFQELKQMTESYRNQYEVAQSRETSLRQGLGKVTGETSSANEALVHLKELEQNSEALSNLYKTFLTRYQEASQQQSFPIAKARVISIASTPSSPSSPNRTMVLVLSVLLGTFAGMGVGAWREFRERFFRVGDDVRAVLGLKFLGYVPAFHGPADHRSPRGMGPVQAPAAASLRITRMAVENPSSLFAETLRNAQIAADVVLHGQRSKVLGVISVLPNEGKSTVAANFANLLAVRGSRTLLIDADLRNPGLTRSLSLSPQRGLVQAVLGKQPWQNSVKIDKRTKLELLPAVLHKHFQYTSELLSSEAMRKLLEEARSIYDYIVVDLPPLGPVVDAKAFAPLADGFIMVAEWGATPRALVRSVLQSETHITPKVLGLILNKTDMKELAKYTSYGSSEHFMERYTSYYLNHTQSTTPKPKTDGEAANEQSGSENAAPVVPQS; encoded by the coding sequence ATGCACCAGGCCAATATTCCCTTTAGCAGCCGAATTGGGGTGAGTTCGGACACCGAGCACGATGCCGACGATTTTATAGATATCGAGCGTCTCATCACAATCGCCCGGCGGCAGGCCAAAGTCCTCGCTGTGGGGGCCGGGATCGGTCTTTTGCTTGGAATAATCTACATCATCGTCGCCACGCCCAATTACACCGCTTCCACCAGCATCCTGCTCGATGACAGCTTGGGCAAATTTGCCGATGACGTGTCGCCGGCGCCCTCGAACATGCAGTCCGATACCACTATCCTTAGCCAGATCGCTATCTTGAAGTCAGCCGAGCTTGCAACGAAAGTTGTCATCCGGGAAAAACTCGATGAGAATGAAGTCTTTATGAACCCGCCACGTTCATTGGCCTCCCGTGTCAAATCTGTCTTGAGAACTATCATCGGACTCTTTGGTGGAGGGCGCGTGTCTGACGTAGATTTGACGAACAGAGACGCCCGAATTGGTTACGCAGCGTCGCTGCTTGAAAATGGTCTCTATGTTGAGCGCCAGGGGCGCAGCTTTGTAATCGACCTCACTTACACTTCAAATGATGATATTCTGGCTGGTAAAATAGCCAAAGCCTATGCCGACGCTTACTTGTCGGATCAATTGGACGCGAATTTTGATGCAACGGAACGGGCGACTATCTGGCTTCAGGCTAGGCTGAAGGACCTGCAAGAAAGCTCGCAGGCAGCTGCATTGGAGGTAGAGCGTTTTCGTGCCGCCAATGGCCTGACAGCTGCAAAAGGAGCTCTGGTTTCCGAGCAGCAACTTTCTGATATCAACAGTCAATTAATATTGGCTCAAGCAGATACAGCTCGTGCACTTGCCTTGTACAACCAGTTCAAAACAATTGTCAGCGCAGGACCGGATGAGGCAGTTAAAAATGCTTCTGTGGTGACCGACCAAAACGGAACCTCCGTTATCGAAACGCTTCGAACGCGATATCTGTCCGTTAGTAAACGGGAACAGGAGATTGTGGCGCGTTTCGGACAAGACCACCCCCAGGCTGTGAGTCTTCGAAGCGAAAAACAGGACCTCGGCAAGCAGATTTTCCAGGAACTGAAACAAATGACCGAAAGCTATCGCAACCAGTACGAGGTTGCCCAGTCGAGGGAGACGTCACTGCGCCAGGGCCTTGGTAAAGTCACCGGAGAAACTTCTTCTGCAAATGAAGCACTTGTACATTTGAAGGAGCTTGAGCAGAATTCCGAGGCACTGAGCAATCTCTATAAGACCTTTTTGACCCGTTACCAGGAAGCTTCACAGCAGCAGTCGTTTCCCATAGCCAAGGCGCGGGTTATCTCTATTGCTTCCACGCCCAGCAGCCCGTCCAGTCCAAACAGAACGATGGTTCTAGTTTTATCTGTGCTGCTTGGAACCTTCGCCGGAATGGGTGTCGGCGCGTGGCGTGAATTTCGTGAGCGATTTTTCCGCGTGGGCGATGATGTCAGAGCCGTGCTTGGGCTCAAGTTCCTCGGCTATGTTCCGGCCTTTCATGGTCCAGCCGATCACAGGTCGCCACGGGGAATGGGTCCTGTGCAAGCACCAGCTGCGGCCAGCTTGAGGATCACACGGATGGCAGTCGAAAATCCTTCATCCTTGTTTGCTGAAACGCTGCGTAATGCGCAGATTGCCGCCGACGTGGTTTTGCATGGCCAACGAAGCAAGGTTTTGGGAGTGATTTCCGTCCTCCCCAATGAAGGCAAGTCAACCGTCGCGGCAAATTTCGCCAATCTGTTAGCCGTCAGGGGTTCCAGAACGCTTCTTATAGACGCCGACCTGCGCAATCCAGGCTTGACCCGATCGCTTTCTCTATCACCTCAGCGCGGCCTGGTTCAGGCAGTGCTGGGCAAGCAGCCTTGGCAAAATTCAGTCAAAATTGACAAGAGAACCAAACTTGAACTTCTTCCAGCAGTCCTTCACAAGCATTTTCAGTATACAAGCGAGTTACTGTCGAGTGAGGCGATGCGGAAACTTCTGGAGGAGGCCCGCAGTATTTATGACTATATAGTTGTAGACTTGCCGCCGTTGGGTCCGGTCGTCGATGCAAAGGCATTCGCACCATTGGCAGATGGGTTTATCATGGTCGCAGAATGGGGAGCAACGCCGCGCGCGCTGGTTAGATCCGTGCTGCAATCCGAAACTCACATCACGCCAAAGGTGTTGGGTCTTATTCTCAACAAAACAGATATGAAGGAGCTGGCCAAATACACCTCCTATGGAAGTTCCGAGCACTTCATGGAGCGGTATACGAGCTATTACCTTAATCACACCCAGTCGACAACACCGAAGCCGAAGACAGACGGCGAGGCGGCTAATGAACAATCAGGTAGTGAAAATGCGGCCCCGGTGGTTCCACAATCTTAG
- a CDS encoding glycosyltransferase family 2 protein gives MQPAEIIDVHPDISVIIAAYNAESTISRAIRSALEQDGVSVEIIVVDDKSSDNTVDVVRSFSQTNIRVLQLDVNGGPARARNVAIDAARGRWIAVLDADDEMFPGRLLALTSRAESTGAMLVVDNIEVIDNRDGNTYQMFPAARLKQVEKLTLPIFIASNLVFSSTFNYGYMKPVFSREFVLRHGLRYSENLRIGEDYLFFASMLASGGECVVEPTTGYSYHVNDGSISRTLKFHHVASMIEADAVFLARFELDLEAKAAQARRTRNLEEVQNFLSLVEYIKCGSVRNIIRMALVDPMAFRFLHMPVAVRIKRLMPNFMSRNPFPKHGRTKQHSRV, from the coding sequence TTGCAACCGGCGGAGATAATCGACGTGCATCCTGATATTAGCGTCATCATAGCTGCATACAACGCGGAGAGTACCATTAGCCGAGCAATCCGCAGTGCGCTCGAACAGGATGGCGTGAGCGTGGAGATCATTGTCGTCGACGACAAATCGTCAGATAACACGGTTGATGTCGTCAGATCCTTTTCTCAAACAAATATCCGGGTTTTGCAGTTGGATGTAAACGGAGGTCCCGCTCGTGCCCGCAATGTCGCAATCGATGCGGCACGGGGCCGGTGGATCGCTGTTCTCGATGCCGATGATGAAATGTTCCCCGGCAGACTATTGGCCCTGACGAGCCGCGCCGAAAGTACCGGCGCGATGTTAGTAGTCGACAATATCGAGGTTATCGATAACAGAGATGGCAACACCTATCAGATGTTTCCCGCCGCCAGGCTGAAACAGGTCGAAAAGCTGACGCTACCTATTTTTATTGCCTCAAACCTCGTTTTCAGTTCGACATTCAACTACGGCTATATGAAGCCCGTCTTTAGCCGGGAATTTGTTCTAAGGCACGGTCTGCGCTACAGTGAGAATTTGAGGATCGGTGAGGACTATCTCTTCTTTGCCTCGATGCTGGCTAGCGGTGGTGAATGCGTGGTCGAGCCTACCACCGGCTACTCGTACCACGTCAACGATGGTTCAATCTCCCGCACACTGAAGTTTCACCACGTCGCGTCGATGATCGAGGCTGACGCCGTTTTTCTCGCTCGATTTGAACTCGATTTAGAGGCAAAGGCTGCCCAAGCGCGCCGAACCCGCAATCTTGAGGAAGTCCAGAACTTTCTTTCCCTCGTCGAGTACATAAAGTGCGGCTCGGTTCGCAACATCATCAGGATGGCGCTTGTCGATCCAATGGCATTTCGTTTTCTGCACATGCCGGTTGCTGTACGCATCAAACGGCTCATGCCAAATTTCATGTCACGGAACCCATTTCCAAAGCATGGCCGAACAAAGCAGCATTCCCGTGTTTGA
- a CDS encoding glycosyltransferase has protein sequence MTVHAGELEIGLPRISVEVCVCTFRRRELAETLRSLGAMDIASKYSVRIIVADNDLEPTARDLVAVIANELPFDVCYVHAPAANISLARNACLDAANGDYVAFIDDDETASRNWLSSLLDTASTTSAAVVLGPVRALYGADAPTWMRKGNFHSTHPVWVKGEIRTGYTCNVLLACASPSVNARRFDLLLGRSGGEDTKFFTDVYRAGGQIAFAEQAYVSEIVPDKRATLLWLCRRRFRFGQTHGHLLGKNASFLDLCWHTFLAFAKAVYCFCTAIIFGLSALHRNRSFLRGVMHVGVVCGLMGMREIQQYGQDILVATGGDNRRAS, from the coding sequence ATGACTGTTCATGCCGGAGAATTGGAAATTGGCTTGCCGCGGATCTCAGTCGAGGTCTGTGTTTGCACGTTTCGCCGCCGGGAGCTTGCCGAGACGCTACGCTCATTGGGCGCCATGGATATAGCGAGTAAATACAGTGTCCGGATCATAGTGGCAGACAATGACCTTGAACCAACAGCGCGCGATCTGGTGGCAGTTATCGCAAATGAATTGCCTTTCGATGTTTGCTACGTCCACGCGCCCGCCGCCAATATATCGCTTGCCCGCAACGCTTGTCTTGATGCCGCTAACGGTGATTACGTCGCATTTATCGACGACGATGAAACTGCGTCGCGAAACTGGCTCAGTAGTCTTTTGGATACTGCTAGTACGACTTCTGCGGCCGTCGTGCTTGGACCGGTGCGAGCGTTATACGGTGCTGATGCTCCTACGTGGATGAGAAAGGGGAATTTCCACTCGACGCACCCGGTTTGGGTCAAAGGAGAAATTCGGACGGGCTACACGTGCAACGTATTGCTTGCATGCGCTTCCCCTTCTGTAAACGCGCGCCGATTTGATCTTTTGCTCGGACGCAGTGGCGGTGAAGACACCAAGTTTTTCACCGACGTTTACAGGGCCGGGGGGCAGATTGCATTCGCAGAGCAGGCATATGTTAGTGAGATCGTGCCCGACAAGCGCGCCACACTGTTGTGGCTTTGCAGGAGGCGCTTTCGTTTTGGCCAGACACACGGGCATCTGCTTGGAAAAAATGCCAGCTTCCTCGATCTTTGCTGGCACACGTTCCTGGCTTTTGCCAAGGCAGTTTACTGTTTCTGCACTGCCATCATCTTTGGCCTTTCGGCTCTTCACCGCAATCGGTCATTCTTGCGGGGCGTCATGCATGTGGGTGTGGTCTGCGGCCTGATGGGAATGCGAGAAATTCAACAGTATGGTCAGGACATTTTGGTTGCAACCGGCGGAGATAATCGACGTGCATCCTGA
- a CDS encoding glycosyltransferase family 2 protein, producing the protein MVDMDFFGRAIIVVPCLDEADYIQDLVTKLDVEAERYGLKIIVVDGGSSDGSQDIVAGMAQYNPRLVLLHNAKTIQSAALNLAVAEFGGGYDYLIRVDAHGHYPDDYCAVLLREMEETGADSIVVAMATEGVGVFQKATALAQNSKLGNGGAKHRKGAQGHWTDHGHHAAMRIGAFKEVGGYDESFTHNEDAELDCRLTAAGFRIWMTDQTFMVYFPRSSAWPLFQQYLGYGRGRAKNLLKHRMIPKARQAIPLMVLPVVAVALLASVHWYAVVPAVLWITVCLGYGFWLALKEGNRYGPLASVAAMIMHFAWSTGFWLQLLGLGGARQDFPS; encoded by the coding sequence ATGGTAGACATGGATTTCTTTGGTCGCGCCATCATTGTCGTGCCGTGTCTGGATGAAGCTGACTATATCCAGGATCTCGTAACCAAACTGGATGTCGAGGCTGAGCGGTATGGTTTGAAAATCATTGTCGTGGATGGGGGAAGCAGCGACGGGTCCCAAGACATCGTCGCAGGAATGGCGCAATACAATCCAAGGCTTGTACTGCTGCACAACGCAAAGACAATACAAAGTGCTGCGTTAAATCTCGCCGTAGCAGAGTTTGGCGGTGGTTATGACTACCTTATTCGGGTCGATGCTCATGGTCATTATCCGGACGATTATTGCGCCGTACTCCTTCGCGAAATGGAGGAAACCGGTGCTGATTCTATTGTCGTGGCAATGGCAACTGAGGGGGTAGGCGTGTTCCAAAAGGCAACAGCTTTGGCTCAGAATTCCAAGCTCGGCAACGGTGGAGCAAAGCACCGAAAAGGAGCCCAGGGACACTGGACCGATCACGGTCACCACGCAGCGATGCGTATTGGCGCATTCAAGGAAGTCGGCGGTTACGACGAAAGCTTTACGCACAACGAGGATGCCGAACTCGATTGCCGGCTTACAGCTGCAGGTTTTCGGATTTGGATGACTGACCAAACTTTTATGGTCTATTTCCCGCGCTCTTCGGCCTGGCCCCTGTTTCAGCAATATCTAGGATATGGGCGCGGCAGGGCGAAAAATCTGCTAAAACATCGTATGATACCCAAAGCTCGCCAAGCCATTCCACTGATGGTCCTGCCGGTTGTAGCAGTCGCATTGCTTGCCAGCGTTCATTGGTATGCGGTGGTGCCCGCTGTGCTCTGGATAACGGTTTGCCTTGGCTATGGTTTCTGGTTAGCCCTCAAGGAGGGAAATCGCTACGGTCCACTGGCCTCGGTCGCGGCAATGATTATGCATTTCGCCTGGTCTACCGGTTTCTGGCTGCAATTGCTTGGCCTGGGCGGCGCAAGGCAGGATTTCCCATCATGA
- a CDS encoding glycosyl transferase family 1 encodes MLHILYLVHDLTDPAVRRRISMLHAGGALVTLAGFTRGQVKVARIDNIEPVNLGHTSDGKFAQRLLAVGRALCKLSSTLRNVAKPDVIIARNLEMLALANRASTLGDWNAPIVYECLDIHRMLLRQDIIGRCLRFAERLLARRARLLITSSPAFVDNYFTPFNVLDMPVMLLENKVFRPTASPDQMSQPIATTTPWKIGWFGALRCRRSLELLADFTRRSKGQVEVILRGRPAYSEFDNFDRFVAEEPYLHFYGPYKNPEELAAIYSEVHFSWTIDFFEAGQNSDWLLPNRLYEGCLYGAVPIGLAGTQTSRFLQERNIGFSLHEPTVDALVSLFGQLDEKSFLQAQSNVTAQPREGWECTEKDCRSFVDHLRQLAGSTDKRAIRKIAA; translated from the coding sequence GTGCTGCATATCTTATACCTCGTGCATGATCTGACTGATCCAGCGGTCCGCCGCAGGATCAGTATGTTGCATGCCGGCGGCGCGCTTGTGACACTGGCCGGTTTCACGCGGGGTCAGGTAAAAGTGGCCAGGATCGATAATATTGAGCCCGTGAATCTTGGTCACACAAGCGATGGCAAATTCGCGCAACGGTTATTGGCAGTTGGACGCGCTTTGTGCAAACTTTCTTCCACGTTGAGGAATGTCGCCAAACCCGACGTGATCATTGCGCGAAATCTTGAAATGCTTGCTCTGGCAAACCGCGCATCCACGCTTGGTGATTGGAATGCACCCATTGTCTACGAATGCCTCGATATCCACCGCATGCTTCTTCGGCAGGATATCATCGGGAGATGTTTGCGCTTTGCGGAGCGTTTATTGGCGCGCAGAGCCAGACTTCTGATCACGTCGTCACCAGCATTTGTCGACAATTATTTCACGCCGTTCAATGTCCTCGATATGCCAGTCATGCTCTTGGAGAACAAGGTCTTTCGGCCAACTGCCTCACCGGATCAAATGTCCCAGCCGATAGCGACGACAACTCCCTGGAAGATTGGCTGGTTCGGCGCTTTACGCTGTCGCCGGTCACTGGAATTACTGGCAGATTTCACACGACGATCGAAAGGGCAGGTCGAGGTCATCCTCCGCGGACGTCCAGCTTATTCGGAGTTTGACAATTTCGACAGATTTGTTGCGGAAGAACCTTATTTGCATTTTTATGGCCCCTATAAGAATCCCGAAGAACTCGCCGCAATTTACAGCGAAGTGCATTTTTCCTGGACTATCGATTTTTTCGAGGCCGGTCAGAATTCTGACTGGCTATTGCCGAACAGGCTTTACGAAGGCTGCCTCTATGGGGCGGTTCCCATTGGACTAGCCGGGACGCAGACTTCCCGTTTTCTGCAGGAACGCAATATCGGCTTTTCGTTGCACGAACCAACTGTCGATGCTCTCGTAAGTCTGTTCGGCCAGCTTGATGAGAAAAGCTTTCTCCAGGCCCAATCAAACGTAACGGCGCAACCGCGTGAGGGTTGGGAATGTACCGAAAAAGACTGTCGCAGCTTTGTTGACCACCTCCGCCAGCTGGCAGGGTCAACAGACAAACGTGCAATTCGCAAAATAGCGGCCTGA